aattaactatGCAAAGATAGAGAAAGCAGCTCTAGAtcgtgggcggtacggtggcacagtggttagcactgctgcctcacagcgccagagacccgggttcaattcccgcctcaggcgactgactgtgtggagtttgcacgttctccccatgtctgcgtgggtttcctccgggtgctccggtttcctcccacagtccaaagatgtgcaggtcaggtgaattggccacgctaaattgcctgtagtgttaggtaaggggtaaatgtatgggtgggttgcgcttcggcggggcggtgtggacttgttgggccgaagggcctgtttccacactaagtaatctaatatcaCGTTTTGCATTGCACAATTCACCCATACCTGTATGGTCAGGAATTTACCCCAATAGACATCAGACAATTGACCATAGTATCTGTGCCTTGTACAGGGGTACCTTCTCTAGCAGTGAGCCATATGCAGAGATGGGCATTGTTGCTATCAACTCACAGTTACACAATTAAGTACagtttgttctgctataacatgcatttcgtCAGTACAAATTGGCTACAATGCAATTGACCAATTATGGACATTGTTCGGATAACGTGAACTTTGTACTGGACAGATATAGCGATTTTCAATTAGCGATCCTTTCCAGCATGATTTTCTACAGCGCAAGATTACAGAGgaatataactttttttaaagattagattcccgacagtgcggaaacaggcccttcggcccaactagtccacactgaccctctgaagagtaacccacccagacccattttcctttgactaatgcacctaacactatgggcaatttaccatggccaaatcaactcacctgcacatctttggagtgagggaggaaactggagcacccggaggaaacccacgcagacacggagggaatgtgcaaactccacacagacagttgtctgaggctagaattgaacctggtaccctggtgcCATCAGGCAACAGtgacaaccactgagccactgcgttatagcagaatgacctgtattggcAAGCCAGCTTACAAGGGAATGCTAAAGGCTCTCTAGATTACCTAGTGATGAGTTATCTACAAATAGTATGCCTGTAgatattttccacatttttgatCACTCTTGTTGACAACTAATGTACTATAGATAACAGCAATTGAAGATACACAAATAACTGTGCCAAGTACAGACTTAGATATACCCAATGACAGAAAAAAATCACTGGAATATCTAAAGGGAGACAGAACTTTAGCAGAGAATACCACAACAGTGCAAACTTCCGAACATTCAGTCATCTCAAGAAAATACAACAAGTGATGTTCCTAGAATACCTAAAATACCAGAGGTTAAAGCCAATGAGAAAAACAGATGCTCGAGTATACTGACAGCCACACAGGAATAGATATCTTCCACAACGTCTTACCTACTGATTATTGTGAATATCTTCATTGCAGGAACCTTTGATGTAAAGGGCAAGGGATGTTATATATTTGTCTAAACATGATGGACCATCACTTAAAGAATCTCATCATTGACTTTTTTGGGCAGCAAACAGCTTAGTCTAACCTTGGTGCCTGTAGAATGAACACCTCAAAAGCTCCTGCAATTTAATGCTTCGGCCTCTTGGTTGTTCTTGGAACTTAACACGTTTAAAAAATAGGCCTTCCGTTAAGTTGTTTGAACATGTAAATAATTGGATGGTTGGTTAAGAGTGAAACCACAAAATACAGCATATTTAGATTTTAAAGCACATTCGATAAGATGCCACTCAAGAGTGAAAGTATTAAATGTAGATTAAGCCAAATTGCCTACTCTAGTTCCTTTTTTTCTGCAAGGATGTACATGAACTTTGAACTAAAGGTGAAGGATTGGCATAGATACCAACTTCTCAAACCACTTCCAACTCTACAACTCCTATATCTGTGCCTCTGCAATTCAGGCCCCAGTTATCTCCAATTTCCTTTGTTCAAATGTTGATAGCTGTATCTCGAGCTACAGATATCAATTTCTGGAATTTCCTTTCTAAACCTCTGTCCTTTTACCTTTTTCACCTACGCAACTCCCTAACATTTACCTCTGAACAAGGTATTGGTCACCTGTTCTAATATATGTCAGATTGTGCCTGAGGTGTCTGATAATGCTCTCAAAGCATTATAGTAAAATGTCTTATGTTGaatgtgctacataaatgcaagttgttgtagaAAGTCAGTCATTCAGAATGAGATTGCTGGAACACCAAGTTATCCAGTGTTAATATCACTTACAGTTTAATGGAAAAGTagttggtaaaaaaaaaagtccctttccaaaatgcatactTGCTTCTCTGCTAATACCAATAAGCAACCATTTTGCAATAAAGGGAGAGAATGCCAATTAACAAGTATCTCAGCCATTCAAGTACAAATTGCTTGAAGATGCTGCGGTTCTAAAGATGACTTGTAGTCATGATAGTCAAAACAAATTATTGTAAATGGTGAAGGAAAATTTCTCAACTTGATACATTGTGATCTGTTCAGAGAATGATACTAATAAGGGTCCCAAAGAGCTTGATATTAACATGTTATAACGGCAATGTCCTTGACCAGGAGAATGGTTACATTTCTCTTGATACATAACTCAAAAGTTTGAATTTTATGTCAAAACTGGGAAATACACACACCAATGTATATTTGTTACAGACTGTTTCTCTTGCCAAGCAGCAATGACTGCAAAAGATTAttactgtaatttttaaaattattctactCTTCCTCCAAAATAAAGTTAGAAAATACAGAAGCGAAGTGCTATTGCTATGCATATCAATGACTTGTTTAAATTATTTGGCCTTCTTACACAGTTTTAAACTCGCCTTGGAATGGTTCATCTTCCAGCATCCAAATTATTACATCTGCAGATATCCTTGCTCCCCTTCCATTTAGGCACCACTATTCAGTGAAAAGTTGTCATGTTTCATATATACATTGAGAACACCTTACTCTCTCACCATCCTCTTTCTTAATTCCTACTTAATGTTTAATGTTAAGAGTCCATGCTCAACAGCTGTTCTGGAGGAGCTGAACTTTACTCCAACTAACCGTCGTTAGGAATGAAGCAATTGTCTTCTGCTCCTATCATGAATGCTTTCTCCTTGTCACTGATTCTATGCTTCACCGTGGATAGTTTCGGACTGAATGTTTGTAATGTTGGCAACTATTGATATGGACCTGAATCTATGAACACTATGTCCTCTAGCACTACGGCCACTGATTTCAATCTTGCCCATTTCCACCAACCCTTCACACATGCCTTTCTTACACCCACCCCACTTTTTGACTGGTCTCATCTGTTCATGCTTTTCTAGCTAACCACCTATCATGCACACCTACAAATTTGGGTTTATCTACTGTGCGTACAATAACTCTAAGTTTTGTTTATTCAACATTCCTGTGTTCACTGATATATTGGTTCACAGTCCAGTAATGCTATAATTTTACACTTGTCTGCCTTCCTTTCAATCTCTCCATTGCTTTGCTCCTTCCTATTCCCAACCACCTCCTATCTTCAGCAACCAGCTTCTCCTGCATTCCCCAGATGTCTTGACCTAGAATGGGTAAGTGTGTCTCGGGGTCCCAAACTCTGCAAATTCATCCTTAACTCACTCCAAATCACACTGCCCAAACAATTCATCACATGACCTTACATCATCTTTAGCACAGTATTATGTTGTGCTCGATTCTACTACTGTGAAGTGCTAAGGTCACTGTACTTATTTAAAATGCAGGGTGCTATTATCATAGAGGCAAAGCAAATTCAGTATTTGCCACTGCATATGCTAATCCCAAAACCATGCATGCATCCAATTCCAGAAATGCTGTGTCATGTAGGATTCCAATGATGTCATGAGCAGAAAAGAAATGGGTTAGGGAAATGGAGTTCAGAGGGTAAAGTGAGCCAGTCAGGGCAGGAGGATGAGAAAAGTTGTAGTGCCATTAAGGAACAGGTCCATGATTTTGACACAGTAAGAGTGAGTACAGTTCTAAAATCAAGATGGCGTGGGGCTAGGAGGATGACTtgtaggtgttggtgttcctatgcatctattACACCTGTCCTTCTAACtgatagaggtcacaggtttgtttgaagttgggattgttctcaCTGATGAGATGACGATGGAGGAAATCTGATAAAGGTTTTCAGAATCACGAGTGGACTGGATAGAGCAGACACAAAGAAGCTGCTCCTGCTCATCAATGAATAACAGATGAcagagatttaaaatgatgtggaAATGAACCAAGGGTAATGCAAAAAAACTTTTTTCACATAAGTGAGTAgctaggatatggaatgcactgcctgggaatatGGACGCCAGCTCacttgagacattcaagaggtcATTATGATATTTGGAAGAAATGGTATGCAGCGGAGTGGCAACCAACTGCCTTTATGAATAATTGCAGTCTCTTGTGGTGTAGCCTTACTCTCTgtgaggagaaagggaggacagcagatgctagcGATCAGAGTCAAATAGgttggtactggaaaagcacagctggtcacaTCAGGAAGAGctaatgctcaaaatgtcgactctcctgctccttagatgctgcctgaccggcaatgctttccagcactacacttgcCTCTTACCCTCTTTGCTGTCATGCTTGTTCACGAGATGCAGATGTCACTGGATGGGCCAGCACCTGTTACCCATCccagcagttaaaagtcaaccacatcgctgagGATTgacagtcacatgtaggtcagaacaGGTCAGTACAgcaagtttcctttcctaaaggatattaatgaactggGTATTTACAGCAATTTTTAATGGTTACATACATGTTGTTAGGCGGTCTCTTATTCTACGTTGTTAcggaattcaagtttcaccatgtGCCATGGCGCAATTTGAACTCACCATATCTCAAAATATTAGCCTACagttctggattacttgtccacTAGCATTACAACTTTCCTGCCAACTCCCCCATTTTGACCAAACAGTGAAGGCTGGTAATACAATCTCAAAACAAGATGGCATGTAatttggaagagaacttgcagcTTGTGGTGTTCCCATAACATAAGGAGTAGGCATAGGTCACAGATTGTTCCATGACTCAGCAAGATCATTCCTGCAGTTATTTTGGCCTCAGCTCTACTTTCTTGCCAGATTCACATAACCCTGTAGCTCAAAATCTGTCAATTTCCACGTATAGTAAATGATTCAACCTCtttggaatagagaattccaaagcttccTAATCctcagagaaggaattcctcacTTCCATTTTAAAAGTACACTTCCTTATTTAGAAATTGGATACAAGCTTATAATTAAGTAGGCCACTTGACCCTACTCTCTATCACTGCCTTAAGTATACTCAAAGACTTTTGCAGAAGCAATCTAAACAGAATTATTCCAATCTGTTTTAAATAGcaatcacttagttttaaaacacaaatgaCTTTTAGTTCTACATTCTCCCATTAGAGGAAACAGGATTTCCACATCCATTCTGTCATGACCCCTTGGGATCTTGTGTTTCAATCAAACAGCTTCTTACTCTAAGTGATAATAGATACAATCCTAGTTTGACTAATCTTTCTTTATTAGACAACCCACCCATTTCAAGTACTCATCTGATAAAACATGCACTGCTTCCAGTACATTtacagccttccttaaataaaaggtagccagtactctacattctccAGATTTGGTTCCCTGAATGCCCTGCATAAATGAAGCATAACCTTTCATATTCAATGAGTGCAATGAGTGATAATGTTACATTAGCTTTTCCAATTCTTTGCTGTTCTTGCACCCTAAGGGGCTTAAATTCATTGCCAAGGAAAATCACCCTGTCAGTATCCACACTGTCAAACTCCACCAAGAGGaccacctctcacttttctaaactccattaaacaAAAGCCTAACCATCATAAGGCAACCCTTCAAACAGCAAAAATCAACCTTGCAAATCTTCTCTCAACTGCCCCAGTGCAAAGACATCACCGTACTGTCAAACATCTACTGCCTCTTGTCATTTTAGTTGGTAGTCACATATTTGGAAAGTGCTACTGAAGGAGCTTTGGTGGACTGCTGCAGTGCTTCTTGCAGAAGGTATACACTATTGCCATTATGCACCAGTCGTGGAGGAATTGAATGTTAAATACAGCTagcaatcaagcaggctgttttgccctggatggtgtcaagattacTGTTTTGTTGGAGTGGCCTCATCCAGGTAAGTTGAAAGCATGCTAGCATGCTCCTTCCTTGTGCTTAAGAGATGTTGGAAAGCTTTAGCAAGTCAGATGGTGTTAGTCAATCTCTAACCTGCTCCTGTAACCAAAGTACTAATCTAGCTGGTCCTTTtaagtttatggtcaatggtaatcctaaATATTCTGACAGTGAAGGATTCATaaatggtgatgccattgaacatTCAATAAGATAGCTAGATTCTCTTAGAGATGCTCATTGCTCCTAACCTCCAAGCACTCATTTGCTACTTATCAGCTTGAGGCTGGATTTTAACCTTAGTTATTGCATGCACAGCTGCAGCTATTAACTTTTCACTTATGAGAAAAGGAAAATCATTGTGAAGCAACTAAAGATGGTTGGGTAGAGAACATTTTCCTGAAAAAATTCTGCAGTGGAGTCCTGGGACAGAAATTAGCTCTCAAAAACAACATCTTGCTTTCTGATCAGTATGACATCACTCAATGGTTTGCCCCATTCTGCTCTCCCAGTTCCCTTGACTTCAATTTTTCTAGGGCTCCTTTATGCCACATCCAGTCAAATACTACCTTAGTGTCATAGCAGTCAATCTGAATTCACCTTTATAATGCAGCACTTTTACCCATGTCTAGACCAAGGCCAAAATGAGACCTGGAAATGACTGGCCtcagtggaacccaaactgatcaTTAATGAGCACATTACTGCTGTGGTAATACTTTGTGAAACCTTCCATCACTTGGAATGTGAATTGAGAATGTAATTGACTAATTTGGATTTATGGACAGTACATAGATGGGCAATTTTGAACAATGCCAAGTAGATgtcaatgttgtagttgtacagggaCAGTTTGACCAAAAGTGTGGGCAGtactggaacacaagtcttcagtggtGCAGTTAGACTGCTGACAGCCTTTGCTGGATCAAGACATTTTATCTCATTTTAACTTCACACAGACTGAATGGAATTAGCTGTAGACTAGGCTAATAACCTAGGAAGCAGAAATGAATCAATCAGTTATTTGACACTTTTGTCTGGAGATGGTTCTAAAATGCTTCTGCCCTGCCTTTTGCACTGATAAGTTGGGCTCTACCATTGTTGTGGATGGGGATGTTTGTACAGTCTCTTTCTCTTTCAATTagttgtccatcaccattcataacTGGAAGTGGCAAAAAACTTTGACCAATTGGTTGTGGGACTACTTAGTTCTATCTACAACACATGGCTATTGGTGCTTAGCATACATATAATTCTGTATTGTGGCATCACCAGGTTTGGTGTCCCACTTTTAGGTATGTTCTCCAATACTATTAAATCACAGCTGTTCCCCTAACTTGATGATAGTGATAAAGCGAGGCCTATGCTGGTTAGTTTACAGTCAGATATTTTGCTGATCACCTCAGATGCCCAAAATTCTGAGTAGCAATATTATTCTGAACCTATTCCACTTCACAGGAATttacataaaaacagaaagaaaaaagtgGAGAGTAGGGTTTTTTTTGTTCGGACATGAGAATCATTAGAGTATTAACATGACAGTTCCGCTGTCAGCAATGGGCTGCAAACAGGCTTCCACCCCAGAGATCAGCTGACTAATCAGATTGTCCAGCAGCTCCTTAGTCCCACTGCTAACCAGGACTAGAAATACTGAGTCCCCAGATGTAGAAAGGGTGTTCCGCTTCACCCCTTCACACCCTAGGCCAGAGCAGGGTACCAGCTTTCCTTACAGACCCTGTCCCTAAAATTCTCCTGCTTGCATCAAAATTGAGTGGGTCTGAAAAGTGGTCAGTAGTGTAGTTCTCTAAAATTCGGCTCAAAGTGTCAGTTCTTCCTatcaaacaaaagcaaactgCTATAGAATAGTAATCTCTTGTATTGCTTAATACGTAACCCAGCGGTTGCAGGCACTGTTACACAGGTGAATTTAATTgtcattttccagtcgtcccaaataaattatttttggtaAAATTAATCTTGATAAATGAAGAAATCAGGAAATTTCCCTGCCACATACATAATCTGAATCAAATGAACAGACAGATATCAGTTTAACATTATATCAAAAGAATGAACAGTGGTAATGCAGTAAGCTACCCCCACACTGCAGTATCAAACTAACAGCCTTGTCAAGTCTACTTGCCTGAACAACATCATAAAGGAATTTTCTTTTTGTCCTATTGTCACTACTGTGACAGTCTTCTTTCAGCTTCTCCAATATACATGCAACACGTTCGGATTCACTTTCAGCAGGTCTCCTGCAGATTTTATCCAGTGAGAGGTCAGTGTATCCAAGCACTACAGCAAATGCTTTCCAATTGGAAATATTCTCAGTGATGAGTTTACGGATGGATGAATACATATAAGTCAACTTCTTAAATGGTATCAAAAGTTGATGGAGGAGTATCTTGGTTGTAATCTTTACATCTGAGAAGTCCATGACCTGTTCCTTCGAAATCACCTTCACGTTTTTGCAGTGTACAAGGCCAATCTTTCCTCGTATGAAGCCGACATACCACTCTTTGATCTTTGTTTGGCCAATtgctttaactttgtccatgccgAGAAGTGCTATTGTGTCgcctttaaaatattccagtAGGTATTCAATCTTTGGCTGCCTCAGCACAGTTTTCAGAGCCACTCCATATTTAAGAATATTTACAGGTTTCTCTCGAAATGAGGGATAATTAACTGGCTGAGATGTTTCATCTGAAGGAACAGCTGTTATAGGTTCTTTCCATCTTTGGAAACGCCTTCTCACATTTGATTTGGGTGCTGGCATGGGTGTCTGGACACTGAATTTTGTTATTACATTATGGCTGGTTCCTGCTACTTCAATTTCGAGCTGAAATGGACTGATTTCTCCGGATTTGCACATAGACAAATTAAACGGCTGCCGAACTGTTCTACCTAGTTTTAACAAACTTCTTTTAACCTTTTCATTCTGATCAGCTTCTTGTACTTCGTACCGGGAGTCAGTGGGAAAGATTGAAATTTCAAAATCTTCTGGCCTATCTAACTGAAACTGATGTTTTCCCCAAAGTTGAAGAACAACCGGTGGTAAATTTTTATTGCTTTTGTTAACATCTGTAAGATTTTGTGGAACTTGATTGTGACTAAAGATAACACAAACAGCAGTAAAAACTGGATGAATATGTTTGGGACCGTAAATTCCAAAAGTTATCATTTTATTCAGATAGTCCCATACTGTTGATGCAGGAGGTTGAATGCTTTTAGCTTGAACAGCTGCTACAATATACATACAAGGACTCAGTTTTTTCAGCTTTACCTGCATAACATCTTTATAAATGTAAATGTCGTGCAGCTTCTCAAAAGGGCCCTCCTTTGCATCACTGCAAAGACACACAATTTCAGTCATAACCTGACTCATAGGATCAGTTTTCACTTCAGCTGTCACCTTCATTTCCAAAGAAATAAAATCTTGGGTCTTTAAATGGCTCAGTTTCAGTTCCAGTAATGGACCAATAGTTGTGCAAAGATCATTATTAAGTACTTGAGGTGGGTCAAGCAAGGACTTTATAGCCACTTCCTGAATTTCACCTGGCAAAACATGACCTTCAGGTACGTGGACACTTACATCTGATTCAGGCAGCTGAAGAGATCCTCCTTTATGGTCAATTTTACAAACAATGTGCATTTCAATAGCCTGTGTCTGCCCCCAACCTGGGTTTTGGCTTATCATATCCAAATCGAGACAAGATCTGGTTAGTTGCCTATGGCTCAGCCATGCCATTTTGTAGGCTTCTCTGTCATTTTGAAATGACTCCAAATTGGGAACCATAAATTGACTCACTGGACGATTATTCTGAGGAACTTCTTCTTTGTTTGAAAAGTCCAAAATATCAGAAGCACTTTTCCATCTTCCATGCTGTTTTGCAAAAGGTTTTCCAATATAGATTAGGTGATCAATAtccaattcatcagctgaagagccagactcagcaggtcttggaTCTTCAAACAGCAGCAGTGGGTCCTCCGTTAACACAGATTCTGGGCTTGGTGTCTTCTTCTCGCCTATTTTG
The sequence above is drawn from the Chiloscyllium plagiosum isolate BGI_BamShark_2017 chromosome 5, ASM401019v2, whole genome shotgun sequence genome and encodes:
- the macc1 gene encoding metastasis-associated in colon cancer protein 1, yielding MAVRSPRHARSRSEGTLIDLDENPSTNNAFSKDSSYRDTSNGLETDLLKDWHEVVFDHPSHTVSQQTNPFWNGLSGSNPFLDEIAKIGEKKTPSPESVLTEDPLLLFEDPRPAESGSSADELDIDHLIYIGKPFAKQHGRWKSASDILDFSNKEEVPQNNRPVSQFMVPNLESFQNDREAYKMAWLSHRQLTRSCLDLDMISQNPGWGQTQAIEMHIVCKIDHKGGSLQLPESDVSVHVPEGHVLPGEIQEVAIKSLLDPPQVLNNDLCTTIGPLLELKLSHLKTQDFISLEMKVTAEVKTDPMSQVMTEIVCLCSDAKEGPFEKLHDIYIYKDVMQVKLKKLSPCMYIVAAVQAKSIQPPASTVWDYLNKMITFGIYGPKHIHPVFTAVCVIFSHNQVPQNLTDVNKSNKNLPPVVLQLWGKHQFQLDRPEDFEISIFPTDSRYEVQEADQNEKVKRSLLKLGRTVRQPFNLSMCKSGEISPFQLEIEVAGTSHNVITKFSVQTPMPAPKSNVRRRFQRWKEPITAVPSDETSQPVNYPSFREKPVNILKYGVALKTVLRQPKIEYLLEYFKGDTIALLGMDKVKAIGQTKIKEWYVGFIRGKIGLVHCKNVKVISKEQVMDFSDVKITTKILLHQLLIPFKKLTYMYSSIRKLITENISNWKAFAVVLGYTDLSLDKICRRPAESESERVACILEKLKEDCHSSDNRTKRKFLYDVVQGLLKLDCQGIVARLVQDVVMLSTAVELGVRWRELGEKLSKLSKQQIESYEAPHRTKSGEINQETMWKPAYDFLYTWSIKFGDGYRDVLQELHTALDRMKNPITRHWRQLTGVLILVNCMEILRAAAFAKHDEE